The following proteins come from a genomic window of Mustela lutreola isolate mMusLut2 chromosome 6, mMusLut2.pri, whole genome shotgun sequence:
- the LOC131833028 gene encoding histone H2B type 1-C/E/F/G/I encodes MPEPAKSAPAPKKGSKKAVTKAQKKDGKKRKRSRKESYSVYVYKVLKQVHPDTGISSKAMGIMNSFVNDIFERIAGEASRLAHYNKRSTITSREIQTAVRLLLPGELAKHAVSEGTKAVTKYTSSK; translated from the coding sequence AGTCCGCTCCGGCCCCGAAGAAGGGCTCCAAAAAGGCAGTGACCAAGGCGCAGAAGAAGGACGGCAAGAAGCGCAAGCGCAGCCGCAAGGAGAGCTACTCGGTGTACGTGTACAAGGTGCTGAAGCAGGTGCACCCCGACACCGGCATCTCGTCCAAGGCCATGGGCATCATGAACTCGTTCGTCAACGACATCTTCGAGCGCATCGCGGGCGAGGCGTCCCGCCTGGCGCACTACAACAAGCGCTCGACCATCACGTCCAGGGAGATCCAGACAGCCGTGCGCCTGCTGCTGCCCGGGGAGCTGGCCAAGCACGCCGTGTCCGAGGGCACCAAGGCCGTCACCAAGTACACCAGCTCCAAGTGA